The segment GCCTTGAGGCCGCGCGAGATCTCGGAGATCTCCTGCTCGCGGTTGGCGTTCTTGTGCAGATTCGTGCCGCGCATCAGCTGCAGGTAGTCGATGACCACGAGCGCGCGCGCGTCCCCATTGGGGAACAGCTCCCGGTTACCGACGAACCGTCGCGCCTTGGCGCGCACTTCGCGAACGCTGAGCGCGGGCGTGTCATCGATGTAGATCGGCGCCTTCGACAGGTTGTTCGCGGCGTAAGTGAGGTTCGTCATGTCCTGGCGCTGGAGTTGGCCGCGCCGCAGCAACGACGAGTCGATGCGCGCCTCCGAGCACAGCATGCGCTCGGCGAGCTGCGTCGACGACATTTCGAGCGAAAACACCAGTACGGGGATGCCGTGGCCGAGCGCGCAGTTTTGCACGATCGACATCGCGAGGGACGTCTTGCCCATCGCCGGGCGCGCGGCGAGGATGACCAAGTCGGACGGCTGCAGTCCCGCCGTTCGTTGATCGAGTTCGTGGTAGCCGGTCGGGATGCCAGTGATCCCATCGGTCGCGGCAAACCGGCTGTCGAGCGATTCGAACACGCTCTTGAGCAATGTCTTGATGTTCTTCGCTGCGCCGCGTTGCGTTCGCTGCGTGACCTCGAAGATGCGCGTCTCGGCTTCGTCGAGGTAGTCGCCGATGTCGCCGTAGTCGCCGTAGCCCTTGGCGGCGATCTCCGATGCGGCGAGCATCAGTTTGCGGGCCGCGTGTTTGTCCTGGACGATCTCCGCGTAGTGGGTGATGTTGTCGGCGGTCGGGACCGCGATGGCGAGTTCCGACAGAAACGCGAGTCCCCCGACGGCTTCGAGCTTGCCCGACGCGGCGAGTTCTTCCTCGAGGGTCACGGGATCGATCGGGCGCGCCTTGGCCTCGAGCGCGCGCATGGCGGCGAACACGGCCCGATGCTTCGGGTCGTAGAAGTCCTCCTCTTCGAGGGTGGCTAATTGCGTCAGCGCGTCGTTGCGCAGCAGGATGCCGCCGAGAACGGACTTTTCCGCGTCGAGGTTGTGAGGCAGGACTCGGCGTGAGGACGACACGCGCTGAGCTTACCCGGATCGGGGGCCGCGGAAACCCCCTGTGTGTTTCCTGTGGATGGAGCACCGCGCCGCCGCGCGCGGCGGCGAGCACGCGCGCGGCGGCGTCCATCGGCACCCGCGTCAGTCAGCCTGGGCGACGACCCAAAACTTGAGCGTCGCCTCGACGCCCGAGCCGACTTTGACGGGCACCTCGAACTTGCCGAGGGACTTGATTGGTTCAGGCAGCACGATCTTGCGGTGGTCGATCTCGATGCCCGCCACCGCGAGCTGATCGGCGATGTCTCGCGAAGTGACCGAGCCGAACAGCTTGTCGTCCTCGCCGACTCGGCGCTCGAATTTGAGCGTCATGCCGTTGAGGCGGTCCGCGATCGCCTGCGCGTCCGCGCGCTGTTTTGCGACGCGCCGCTCGATGGCCGCGCGATCGTGCTCGAGTTTGGCCTTGTTGCGGCGCGTCGCCGCGATGGCGAGGCCTTGCGGCAATAGGTAGTTGCGCCCGTAGCCGTTTTTGACCGTGACTACCTCGCCGGCCGAGCCGAGGTGTTCGATGTCCTGGGTGAGGATGACTTCCATCGGCATCGGGTTCCTCCTAGCGGCCAGTCGCCGTAAACGGCATCAACGCGATGATGCGCGACCGCTTGATCGCGAGCGCCAGCGCCCGCTGGTGCTTGGCACAGTTGCCGGTGATCCGGCGCGGCAGAATCTTGCCGCGGTCGGTGATGAAGTACTTGAGCGTCTGCGGGCTCTTGTAGTCGATGGTCACGTCCGCGTCGACGCAAAAGCGGCACACCTTGCGGCGGCGGCGGCCACCGAGCCGCAGGCGGGCCGCGCGGTCGTCACTGTCGCGGGCGGAACGATCGGCGTCGGTACGGGTGGCGGCTTCGCTCATGGCTCACTCTCCCTCGTTGTCGCTGGCGTTGGCGTCAACGTCGTCGTCAGTGTCGTCGTCAGTGTCGCCGGTGTCGTTGTCCAGATCGTCGTTGGACGCGGCGGCCAGCTCGTCGGCTTCGGGCTCGTCGGGGGCCTCGAAGGTTTCGGCCGCGCGCGCGTACGCTTCGTCGTCCATCTGAGACGGGCGCGCCTCCGGATCGACGTTCTCGTCGATCTTGACCGTGAGGTAGCGAACGACGGAGTCGAGCATGCGCAGATTCCGCTCGAGTTCGCGCACCAGCCCGGCGGTGCCCAGGTACTGCCAATACAGATAGATGCCGCGCTGATGTTTCGCGACCGGGTATGCAAGGCGGCGCTTGCCCCAGTTGTCCGCCAGCAACACCTTGCCGCCCTGGCCCTCGATGACGCTCTTGACGCGCTCGTTGACCTTGGCGACGCCGTCGTTGGCGGTGTCGGGATCGAGAATGAAGATCGTCTCGTATTCTCGTTGTTTGCCCGGCGCGTCGGCCAGGCTCTGGATGTCTGCCATCGGTGTCCTCCTGTGGATTGATCAGCCCGGAGTCGCCGGCAACGCGCTCCGAGCAGAAGGTGTCGCTACATCGCGTTGAAGCGGTTCATCGCATTGCGCACGCCGTCGGTGACGACCGCCTCGACCGCGTCCGCGGCGCGATCGGTGAGCGCGTCGACCTCCGGTTCGACGTCCGCCGGAAAGTCGCTCAGCAGAAAGTCTCGTACTCGTGGCCCGTGGTCCCGGTCGGGGCGGCCTACGCCGCAGCGGACGCGCTGAAACCCGTCCTCGCCGAGTTGTTCGAGGATCGACCGCAGGCCGTTGTGGCCGCCGTGACCGCCGCCCGACTTCACCCTCACGCGGCCAAACGGGAAGTCGATCTCATCGTGCACGACGACGATGCGCTCGGCTGGCACCTTGTGAAAGGCTGCCGCGCGTTGGACCGCATGGCCGCTGAGGTTCATGTACTGCATTGGTTTCAACAACAGGACGCGTGTATCGCGGATGGTTCCGGTCGCCAGCTGGCCGCCGTGTTTGTCGCGAAACCCGCCGATCCGGTGGCGTTCCGCCAGTCGATCGACGACACGGAAGCCGATGTTGTGCGGGGTTCGCTCGTAGCGGGGGCCGGGATTGCCCAGCCCGACGACGAGCCACACCGGTTACTCCTTGGCCGCTTCGTCCTTGGCTTTGCCCTCGTCCTTCTTGTCGGCTGGCGCGGCGTCGCTCGCTTCGGCCGCTTCGGCCGGCCCGGCGCCCTTGCCCTCCTCCTCGCGCGGCGCCACGCACGTGACGATCGCGAGTTTCGGCGACATGCCCGGTTCGACGCCTTCAGGGAAGTCGATGTCGCTGATGTGGAATACGTCGCCGATTTCGAGATTGGTCACGTCGAGCTTGAACTCGGTCGGGATCTTGTCGGGCGTGCACACGACGGTGATCCGGCGCAGCACGACGTTGAGGATCCCGCCGTCGACCACGCCCTTGGCCTTGCCGGTGAGTTCGATCGGCACTTCGACCTCGACCGGCTTGGTCGTATCGATTGCAATGAGATCGACGTGCTCGATTTCCCGGCGGAGCGGGTGGATCTGGGCGTCCTTGAGCATGGCCGTCAACGTCTGCGTGCCCTGGCCGTTTTCCACCGTCACCTGGATGACCGTGTTGCGCTTCTTGACCGGGTCGAGCGCGGCGCGCAACGCGCGCGGGCTCACGACGATGGGCAGCGGCGACTCGAGCCCGTGGCCGTAGCAGATGCCCGGGACGAGGCCCTGCGCGCGGTAGCGGCGGCTCGGGCCCTTGCCGAACTGGTCGCGCGCCGAAACGGTGAGTTTTCCGACTTCCATGGTGTTTCCTTCGCCTCTCTAGATGAACAGCGAGCTGATCGAGTCGCCGTGGTGGATGCGCTTGACGGCCTCGCCGAGCAGTCGGCTCACCGAGACCTGCTGGATCTTCGCGCACTGCTTCGCGTTGTCGCGCAGCGGGATCGTATCGGTGACGATCACCTCGGACAGCGCCGACGACTGGATGCGGTCGATCGCGGGCCCTGAGAACACGGGGTGGGACGCCGCGGCCGCGACGGACGCGGCACCGGCGTCCATGATCGCGTTGGCCGCATTCGTCAGGGTACCCGCCGTGTCGATGATGTCGTCGACGATGACACAGTGGCGTCCCTTGACGTCGCCCACGATGTTCATCACCTCGGACACGTTCGGCCCGCTGCGGCGCTTGTCGATGATGGCCAGGTCGCCCTTGAGGCGCTTGGCGTACGCGCGGGCTCGCTCGACGCCGCCGGCGTCCGGCGATACGACGACGCAGTCGCCCTCGTAGCGCGGCCGCAGGTGGTCGAGCATGACCGGCATGGCAAACAGGTGGTCGAACGGGATGTTGAAGAACCCCTGAATCTGGCCGGCGTGCAAGTCCATCGACAGCACGCGGTCGGCGCCGGCGGCCGTGATCAGGTCCGCGACCAACTTGGCGCTGATCGGCGTGCGCGGGCGGACCTTGCGGTCTTGTCGGGCGTAGCCGAAGTAGGGGACGACCGCGACGATCTGCCCGGCCGACGCGCGCTTGAGCGCGTCGATCATGATCAGCAGCTCCATCAGGTGCTGGTTGACCGGCGAGCAGGTCGATTGAACGATGAAGCAGTTGGCGCCGCGGACGTTTTCGCCGATCTCGACGTAGATCTCGCCGTCGGCGAAGTGGGTCACCTCGGCGCGGCCGAGCGGGATCTCGACGTACTGGCAGATCTGCTCCGCGATCGCGGGGTTGGCGTGGCCTGTAAAGATGCTGAGCGCCTTGAGCATGCGCGGTCTCCGGAACCCCGCCGACGGGGTAGAGGCGCGGATCTACACATCTACGCGCTCGGCGTCAACTGCTAAGGGGATCTCGCGGCGTTGGCGCGGCCGCCGGTGGGGGGCCGGCGCCGTCACGAGGCCGAGCCGTCGGCGTCGCTGCCCTTGGCGACGTGGCTTCCGGAGTCGTAACCGTCTGAAATCTGGAGGCCATGGGGACGTGCCGCGGCGCCGCCGGGGCCGAACTGCTGGATCACCCGCCGCAGCTCGTCGCGGCCCAGCGGCCTGGGGCTGGGGCGCTCCGTGTGGACCGCAAGGGTCTCGACGTGCACCGTCCGCGTCGGGAACGCGAACGACACGCCGAGTTCGGCCGCGAGCCGCATGATCTCGAGGTTCAGGTGCGTCCGCGTGCGCAGCTCGGCCGACCAGTCGGGCACGTCCATGAAGCAGTACAAGAAGATCTCGAGCGCGCTGTCGCCGAAGTCCCGGAACTCGACGAGATAGTAGTCCTTTCGCATTCCCGGCAGGCCGGCGATGATCGCGCGGAC is part of the Deltaproteobacteria bacterium genome and harbors:
- the dnaB gene encoding replicative DNA helicase; amino-acid sequence: MSSSRRVLPHNLDAEKSVLGGILLRNDALTQLATLEEEDFYDPKHRAVFAAMRALEAKARPIDPVTLEEELAASGKLEAVGGLAFLSELAIAVPTADNITHYAEIVQDKHAARKLMLAASEIAAKGYGDYGDIGDYLDEAETRIFEVTQRTQRGAAKNIKTLLKSVFESLDSRFAATDGITGIPTGYHELDQRTAGLQPSDLVILAARPAMGKTSLAMSIVQNCALGHGIPVLVFSLEMSSTQLAERMLCSEARIDSSLLRRGQLQRQDMTNLTYAANNLSKAPIYIDDTPALSVREVRAKARRFVGNRELFPNGDARALVVIDYLQLMRGTNLHKNANREQEISEISRGLKALAKEINCPVLALSQLNRSLESRADKRPMLSDLRESGAIEQDADLILFIYRDEVYSKEACERPGIAEVIIGKNRHGPVATVELRFEGRYTRFDNLSHRDDDYEPPPSAPSPDAAPF
- a CDS encoding 50S ribosomal protein L9, with product MEVILTQDIEHLGSAGEVVTVKNGYGRNYLLPQGLAIAATRRNKAKLEHDRAAIERRVAKQRADAQAIADRLNGMTLKFERRVGEDDKLFGSVTSRDIADQLAVAGIEIDHRKIVLPEPIKSLGKFEVPVKVGSGVEATLKFWVVAQAD
- the rpsR gene encoding 30S ribosomal protein S18 translates to MSEAATRTDADRSARDSDDRAARLRLGGRRRRKVCRFCVDADVTIDYKSPQTLKYFITDRGKILPRRITGNCAKHQRALALAIKRSRIIALMPFTATGR
- the rpsF gene encoding 30S ribosomal protein S6 — its product is MADIQSLADAPGKQREYETIFILDPDTANDGVAKVNERVKSVIEGQGGKVLLADNWGKRRLAYPVAKHQRGIYLYWQYLGTAGLVRELERNLRMLDSVVRYLTVKIDENVDPEARPSQMDDEAYARAAETFEAPDEPEADELAAASNDDLDNDTGDTDDDTDDDVDANASDNEGE
- a CDS encoding aminoacyl-tRNA hydrolase — translated: MWLVVGLGNPGPRYERTPHNIGFRVVDRLAERHRIGGFRDKHGGQLATGTIRDTRVLLLKPMQYMNLSGHAVQRAAAFHKVPAERIVVVHDEIDFPFGRVRVKSGGGHGGHNGLRSILEQLGEDGFQRVRCGVGRPDRDHGPRVRDFLLSDFPADVEPEVDALTDRAADAVEAVVTDGVRNAMNRFNAM
- a CDS encoding 50S ribosomal protein L25 encodes the protein MEVGKLTVSARDQFGKGPSRRYRAQGLVPGICYGHGLESPLPIVVSPRALRAALDPVKKRNTVIQVTVENGQGTQTLTAMLKDAQIHPLRREIEHVDLIAIDTTKPVEVEVPIELTGKAKGVVDGGILNVVLRRITVVCTPDKIPTEFKLDVTNLEIGDVFHISDIDFPEGVEPGMSPKLAIVTCVAPREEEGKGAGPAEAAEASDAAPADKKDEGKAKDEAAKE
- a CDS encoding ribose-phosphate pyrophosphokinase → MLKALSIFTGHANPAIAEQICQYVEIPLGRAEVTHFADGEIYVEIGENVRGANCFIVQSTCSPVNQHLMELLIMIDALKRASAGQIVAVVPYFGYARQDRKVRPRTPISAKLVADLITAAGADRVLSMDLHAGQIQGFFNIPFDHLFAMPVMLDHLRPRYEGDCVVVSPDAGGVERARAYAKRLKGDLAIIDKRRSGPNVSEVMNIVGDVKGRHCVIVDDIIDTAGTLTNAANAIMDAGAASVAAAASHPVFSGPAIDRIQSSALSEVIVTDTIPLRDNAKQCAKIQQVSVSRLLGEAVKRIHHGDSISSLFI